One Romeriopsis navalis LEGE 11480 genomic window, GTTATCGCCGGCCTGACTACTATATAGGTCAAGGCCAAAGAAACAGCGCGTTGAAGTCCGCAGCGTCACTTCTCCCATAGCCGCACACAGATCAACGGATTCACCGGGTTGCCAACCGGCCATGATTTGCTCGGTGTAGTCGATCATCGTTTGACTATAGTCCTGCAGCCGTTCGGTGCTAAATCCGGGTTGTAGAACCGAACGCAGAATTTTCCAGAGTTCACCGTCGCTCGTGAACAGATTGTCTCCAAAGATTTGATTGGCAGTGTATTTGACGTTAAAGGGTTTATGGAAGCGACGCGATTGCCGCACCATCACCTCCTGAACCAAGTCGGGATGATTGATCAAATAAGTTGGCACCAATGGAATCGGCAGCTTGAGGAAATCCCCTTGGGGCGCAATCTGCTCCAAGTAACCCAACAGATCAGTTTTCATGGCCTTGGCATGATTTTTTTGGGGGCCGGGCAAGGCGGCAGTCGGGATTATTCCTCTTGTGCTAGTGGATGCCATATTGCTGCTCGCAGTGCCAAATCGATGATACGTCTAGTAATTATCGTATCAAATGCATGCACTCAACCATTTCGCTTGACGTAATCACGCCGTGTATTTAAGCACGCATACTCATATATATTGTGCTGAGGCTCTTGATTGAAAATTTTGCGTCTTAACTTCCGCAGCCCCTGACGTGAGCGCGTTTTGACCGTGCCAAGTGGAATTCCTAAACGCGTTTTGATCTCGGATTGGCTTAAGCCTTCATAGTAGGCGATCGTTAAAACTTGCCGTTGGGGAGCAGGCAAGGTCTTTAAAGCTGCAGTGAGCTGGACCGACGCCTCCGATAAAATAACGTGATGCAAAACATGATCAGTTTCATTCACAGGCACTGCGGTTTCCCAACGTTGTAACAAGCGTTTGCGGGACTTGCGTTTGTTAATGTAGTTGAGCGCCCGCGACCGGGTCATAACGAGGAGAAACGTAATCAAGCGACCACGACTCGGGTCATATTGCTGCTTTTGCCAAAAATCGATGAATACTTCTTGAGTCAAATCCTCAGCATCGTTTGTATTACCCAACATCCTTAGTGCAAGTCGATACACCGGTTCGCTATAAGTGTTATACAAGGCTTCGAAGGTGGGGGCATCGTCAGAGGGGAACGTTTTCATCACATTTTTCCTACTGTAAGAGCAATGGAGATATTGGCTGGCTTAGCCAATATGAGGGCGTTATATGACCTGTATGCGCTTCAGTAAATCAGCTCGGTTAGCCAGGTTGACGGGTTACTCGGTTGACCCATCCATTCGATGGCGATGATGGTTATACAACTTGACTGTAGCCAGCTCGGCGGCGGCGTGATGGTGTCAATAGGGCTAGATTCAGATGGTTCAAACCCGTAATTATCAAACATCGTCAGCGAAGCGGACATGGTGAAAACTAAGTAAAGTTGACGTTCTCAGCCTAGGAAAATCACCCCTATATTTCCCCTAGAGCAGAGTCGGATTTTCTCCACTCCAAACGAACGGCATCGAACCAATCTCTTTGGGAGAATATTGGTCAATACCGCTGGAGGAGCTTTAACCTGGCCGATCGGCTAGGTATTGCTTTGATTTATTCGTTCAGACGTACCAGGCCGCGGCGCAGCGCCGTGATGATAGCCTGGGTACGATCGTTGACACCCAGCTTCTGGAAAATATGATTCATGTGGAATTTGACGGTGCCTTCGGAAATTTGGAGGGCCTCAGCCAGCGCCGCTGTACTGGTGCCTAACACCATCAGGTTCAACACATCTTGCTCTCGCTCGGTGAGTTCTTCGCGGTCCATCCGTTCTAATAACTTCAGGGCGACATTAGATGGCAGGTAGCGTTTGCCACTATAGACTGTATGGACAGCATCCAGCAATTCTTCAAAATCGGCATCCTTGAGAATATAGCCCCGCGCCCCGGCTTGCAGCCCCCGATAGATATCTTCATCCGTATCATAGGTGGTGAGGATAATAATTTGCGCCTCGGGATGGTGCGCCCGAATTTGGGTAATCGCCTCGACCCCCTCCAAATTCGGCATCCGTAAATCCATTAGGGTGATGTCGGGTTGATGTTGCTTGTAAAGGGCGATCGCTTCGACCCCATCCTTGGCTTCGGCCACAATGTGAAAGTTG contains:
- a CDS encoding sigma-70 family RNA polymerase sigma factor, producing MKTFPSDDAPTFEALYNTYSEPVYRLALRMLGNTNDAEDLTQEVFIDFWQKQQYDPSRGRLITFLLVMTRSRALNYINKRKSRKRLLQRWETAVPVNETDHVLHHVILSEASVQLTAALKTLPAPQRQVLTIAYYEGLSQSEIKTRLGIPLGTVKTRSRQGLRKLRRKIFNQEPQHNIYEYACLNTRRDYVKRNG
- a CDS encoding response regulator transcription factor → MNTSPDTDTIRILVVEDHGIVRQGIVAILQLQSNFHIVAEAKDGVEAIALYKQHQPDITLMDLRMPNLEGVEAITQIRAHHPEAQIIILTTYDTDEDIYRGLQAGARGYILKDADFEELLDAVHTVYSGKRYLPSNVALKLLERMDREELTEREQDVLNLMVLGTSTAALAEALQISEGTVKFHMNHIFQKLGVNDRTQAIITALRRGLVRLNE